A genome region from Arachis duranensis cultivar V14167 chromosome 6, aradu.V14167.gnm2.J7QH, whole genome shotgun sequence includes the following:
- the LOC107492202 gene encoding probable protein phosphatase 2C 5, with protein sequence MSKGELSSRTRMKAPPVALATLIGRELRNDKVEKPFVKYGQAGLAKKGEDYYLIKTDCQRIPGDQSTAFSVFAIFDGHNGISAAIFAKENLLNNVLSAIPQDISRDSWLQALPRALVVGFVKTDIEFQQKGETSGTTATFVLIDGWTVTVASVGDSRCILDTQGGVVSLLTVDHRLEENEEERQRVTASGGEVGRLNVFGGNEVGPLRCWPGGLCLSRSIGDTDVGEFIVPIPHVKQVKLSNAGGRLIIASDGIWDALSSDMAANSCRGLPAELAAKLVVKEALRSRGLKDDTTCLVVDIIPSDLPVLPPIPRKKHNMLTSILFGKKSENSTNKSTNKLSAVGVVEELFEEGSAMLAERLGKDFPLNKNSGIFRCAVCQVDQTPGDSLSVNSGHFFTPASKPWEGPFLCTNCRKKKDAMEGKRPTVTA encoded by the exons ATGAGCAAGGGTGAATTATCATCAAGGACAAGGATGAAAGCTCCGCCGGTTGCGTTGGCGACTCTGATTGGCCGTGAGCTTCGAAATGATAAAGTTGAGAAGCCTTTTGTGAAGTACGGGCAAGCTGGCTTGGCCAAGAAAGGAGAAGATTACTACCTAATTAAGACAGATTGCCAGAGGATTCCTGGGGATCAATCGACAGCGTTTTCTGTCTTCGCG ATATTCGATGGGCATAATGGTATATCAGCTGCTATTTTTGCAAAGGAAAACTTGCTAAACAATGTTCTGAGTGCAATACCGCAAGACATCAGCAGGGATTCGTGGCTTCAGGCTCTTCCTCGCGCCCTTGTTGTTGGTTTTGTGAAAACTGACATAGAATTTCAGCAAAAGG GAGAAACTTCTGGAACAACTGCTACGTTTGTTCTGATTGATGGATGGACTGTCACTGTTGCATCTGTTGGGGATTCCCGCTGCATTCTAGATACTCAGGGAGGTGTAGTTTCTCTCTTGACAGTTGACCACAGActagaagagaatgaagaagagaggCAGCGCGTTACTGCCAGTGGTGGTGAAGTAGGAAGACTCAATGTTTTTGGAGGCAATGAG GTAGGGCCTCTTCGCTGCTGGCCTGGTGGATTGTGCCTATCTAGATCAATAGGTGATACAGATGTTGGAGAATTTATTGTGCCAATACCGCATGTTAAGCAAGTGAAG CTGTCAAATGCTGGCGGAAGGCTTATCATAGCTTCTGATGGCATTTGGGATGCTTTATCTTCTGATATGGCTGCCAACTCATGTCGGGGTCTACCTGCAGAGCTTGCAGCAAAGCTAGTGGTTAAG GAAGCTCTAAGGTCCAGAGGCCTGAAGGATGATACAACTTGCCTTGTTGTAGATATTATTCCTTCTGACCTTCCTGTATTACCACCAATTCCAAGAAAGAAACATAATATGCTAACTTCGATTCTCTTTGGAAAGAAATCTGAGAATTCCACGAACAAATCTACTAATAAGCTTTCTGCAGTTGGTGTTGTGGAGGAGTTATTTGAAGAGGGCTCTGCAATGCTTGCCGAAAG GCTGGGTAAGGATTTCCCGTTGAATAAGAATTCTGGGATTTTTCGCTGTGCTGTTTGCCAGGTGGATCAAACACCTGGTGACAGCTTATCTGTAAACTCCGGCCATTTTTTCACTCCAGCATCTAAACCATGGGAAGGTCCATTCCTCTGCACAAATTGTCGGAAGAAGAAAGATGCTATGGAAGGAAAAAGACCCACAGTGACAGCATAA